Proteins found in one Thalassomonas actiniarum genomic segment:
- the ccoS gene encoding cbb3-type cytochrome oxidase assembly protein CcoS translates to MSVIYVLIPIAVLLTALGIYLFFWAVKTEQFDDLEKQGLSILFDDEARSAEKNKDEQAQTEKSPSQQDKSQQKTDKASDNNRAPE, encoded by the coding sequence ATGAGTGTCATTTATGTATTGATCCCGATCGCGGTATTGCTGACTGCGCTGGGCATATACCTGTTTTTCTGGGCGGTTAAAACCGAGCAGTTCGATGATCTGGAAAAACAGGGGCTAAGCATTTTATTCGATGATGAGGCCCGCTCTGCAGAAAAAAACAAAGATGAACAGGCACAAACCGAAAAATCGCCATCACAGCAAGACAAGTCTCAGCAAAAAACAGACAAAGCCAGCGATAACAACAGAGCGCCTGAATGA
- a CDS encoding sulfite exporter TauE/SafE family protein: MTLDLISAFFIGILGAGHCVMMCGGITTMLTSALPANQARQKQGQPQVITVQPAQAAQQSAPLPPTPSKTILVLCYNLGRIASYSLIGAIIGFTGSLAARNAGMPLAGLRLVAGIFLILLGLYMGQWLMWLNRIEALGKGLWRRISPLSKKVIPVDTPSKALALGGLWGWLPCGLIYSTLTWSMASGSALNGAAIMFFFGLGTLPALVTMSFGMITIKQLLINDNFRKIMAFCIIIYGIYSLLVASRLVF; the protein is encoded by the coding sequence ATGACTCTGGATTTGATCTCGGCTTTTTTTATCGGCATTTTAGGGGCGGGACACTGTGTGATGATGTGTGGCGGCATCACCACTATGCTTACTTCGGCCCTGCCCGCCAATCAGGCAAGGCAAAAGCAAGGCCAGCCCCAGGTAATAACGGTACAGCCGGCGCAAGCAGCACAGCAATCAGCTCCACTCCCGCCAACCCCCAGCAAAACCATCTTGGTACTTTGTTATAACCTCGGCCGTATTGCTTCCTATAGCCTGATTGGCGCCATTATCGGCTTTACCGGCTCATTGGCCGCGCGCAATGCCGGTATGCCGTTAGCGGGCTTACGCCTGGTGGCGGGGATATTTTTAATTCTGCTGGGATTGTATATGGGGCAATGGCTGATGTGGCTTAACCGCATTGAGGCGCTGGGCAAAGGCTTATGGCGGCGCATCTCGCCGCTGAGTAAAAAGGTGATCCCGGTCGATACCCCAAGCAAAGCCCTGGCACTTGGCGGATTATGGGGCTGGCTCCCCTGCGGTCTGATCTATTCCACCCTGACCTGGTCCATGGCCAGCGGCAGTGCGCTCAACGGTGCTGCAATTATGTTTTTTTTCGGCTTAGGCACCCTGCCGGCATTAGTGACTATGTCCTTTGGCATGATCACAATCAAACAATTACTGATTAATGATAATTTCCGTAAAATCATGGCGTTTTGTATAATAATTTATGGTATTTATAGTCTTTTGGTTGCATCAAGACTGGTGTTCTAA
- the fnr gene encoding fumarate/nitrate reduction transcriptional regulator Fnr, protein MYNKQCGQSQHIHCQNCSISELCLPFSLNDQELDTLDNIIDRKRPIHKGDNLFHDGETLQSLYAVRSGTFKTFTVNEQGEEQITGFHLAGDLLGFDAIANAEHPSFAQALETAMVCEIPYNTLDSLSNSMPKLKKQILRLMSNEIKTDQDMLTLLNRKNAEQRVATFLATLSQRYHARGLSSSEFRLTMTRSDIGNYIGLTVETISRLLNRFHKNGLIHVDGKLIRILDIDQLNETALLKE, encoded by the coding sequence ATGTACAATAAACAATGTGGTCAAAGTCAACATATTCACTGTCAAAACTGTAGTATCAGTGAATTATGCCTACCTTTTAGCTTAAATGACCAAGAGCTAGATACCCTGGACAATATTATCGACCGTAAGCGTCCAATCCACAAAGGTGATAACTTATTCCACGACGGCGAAACGCTGCAATCTTTGTACGCGGTGCGCTCTGGAACCTTCAAGACCTTTACCGTCAATGAACAGGGTGAAGAGCAGATCACCGGCTTCCACCTGGCGGGCGACCTGCTGGGATTTGATGCCATTGCCAATGCCGAACACCCAAGTTTCGCCCAGGCACTGGAAACCGCTATGGTGTGTGAGATCCCATATAACACCCTGGACTCCCTGTCTAATTCCATGCCGAAACTGAAAAAACAGATTCTGCGCCTGATGAGCAATGAAATTAAGACAGATCAGGATATGCTGACCCTGCTAAACCGCAAAAATGCCGAGCAGCGGGTGGCGACTTTCCTGGCAACCTTAAGCCAGCGCTACCATGCCCGCGGCCTTTCTTCATCGGAGTTTCGTCTGACCATGACCCGTAGCGATATCGGCAACTATATCGGCTTAACGGTTGAAACCATCAGCCGCTTGCTTAACCGTTTCCATAAAAACGGCCTGATCCATGTTGACGGTAAGCTGATCCGCATCCTGGATATCGACCAGTTAAACGAAACGGCCTTACTTAAGGAATAA
- the uspE gene encoding universal stress protein UspE has protein sequence MEKYQNILVVIDPTTHEQKALKRAIELAVHTKAVITAFVSIFDFSYEMTTMLSSEEREVMRKSVISDREIWLDDVISGIETHDLTIKTKVIWHNRPFEAIVEHVLNDKYDIVIKGTHQHDKLKSVIFTPTDWHLLRKCPSPVLLVKDHQWPKNGNILAAINVGSDESEHQSLNHKITEEAVNLSKIIQANVHLVNSFPGTPVNITIEIPEFNSSQYNDSMLQHHKEAMTEHAAKFEIPVENTRVEEGLPEDVIDRVSQRLDAELVILGTVGRTGLSAALIGNTAEHVIDRLNCDVLALKPEGYISPLAS, from the coding sequence ATGGAAAAGTATCAGAATATCCTGGTGGTCATAGATCCAACTACCCACGAACAAAAAGCCCTCAAACGCGCCATCGAATTAGCCGTGCATACCAAAGCCGTGATCACGGCATTTGTCAGTATTTTTGATTTTTCCTATGAAATGACCACTATGCTCTCCAGTGAAGAACGTGAGGTCATGCGAAAGTCTGTGATCAGCGACCGGGAAATCTGGCTCGATGATGTTATCAGCGGCATAGAAACCCATGATCTGACCATCAAGACTAAAGTTATCTGGCATAACCGTCCTTTTGAAGCCATTGTCGAGCATGTGCTCAATGACAAATACGATATCGTGATCAAGGGTACCCACCAGCACGACAAATTAAAATCGGTTATTTTCACCCCTACCGACTGGCACCTGTTGCGCAAATGTCCCAGCCCGGTATTGCTGGTCAAAGATCATCAATGGCCAAAAAACGGTAATATCCTGGCGGCGATCAATGTCGGCAGCGATGAGAGCGAACACCAGTCGCTGAACCATAAAATTACCGAAGAAGCGGTAAATTTGTCGAAAATCATTCAGGCCAATGTCCACCTGGTAAATTCTTTTCCCGGTACCCCGGTCAATATCACCATAGAAATTCCGGAGTTTAATTCCAGCCAATATAACGACAGCATGTTACAGCATCATAAAGAAGCCATGACCGAGCATGCCGCCAAGTTTGAGATCCCGGTGGAAAATACCCGGGTAGAGGAAGGCTTGCCGGAAGACGTTATCGACCGGGTATCGCAACGCCTGGATGCCGAGTTGGTAATTTTAGGCACGGTCGGCCGTACCGGCTTGTCTGCGGCCCTGATCGGCAATACCGCCGAGCATGTCATCGACCGCCTTAATTGCGACGTACTGGCATTAAAACCCGAAGGTTATATTTCTCCCCTGGCCTCATAA
- the ttcA gene encoding tRNA 2-thiocytidine(32) synthetase TtcA — MNQQDVKKESVEFNKLEKKLRRNVGNAIVDYNMVEDGDVIMACISGGKDSFAMLDILLKLKQVAPIKFDVIAVNLDQKQPGFPEHILPEYFEALGVPYYIIDKDTYSVVKEKIPEGKTTCGLCSRLRRGTLYSFAEKIGATKVALGHHMDDIVETMFLNMFHGARLKAMPPKLLSDDKRNIVIRPLAYCREKDLISYAEKREFPIIPCNLCGSQENLQRQNVKAMLNEWDRQHSQRVYSIFKSIQNVSPSQLADEALYAFKDLAIDRSGERKEYEYSSEEISSSGTGTEVQYFDINNL; from the coding sequence ATGAATCAGCAAGATGTAAAAAAAGAGTCCGTAGAATTCAACAAACTGGAGAAAAAACTCAGGCGAAATGTTGGTAATGCCATCGTCGATTACAACATGGTAGAAGACGGCGACGTCATCATGGCCTGTATCAGCGGCGGTAAAGACTCTTTTGCTATGCTGGATATCTTACTGAAACTCAAACAAGTGGCGCCGATAAAATTTGATGTTATCGCGGTTAACCTGGATCAGAAACAACCGGGTTTTCCCGAGCATATTCTGCCCGAGTATTTTGAAGCCTTAGGCGTGCCTTACTACATCATAGATAAAGACACCTACAGTGTAGTCAAAGAGAAGATCCCCGAAGGCAAAACCACCTGCGGCCTGTGCTCAAGATTACGCCGCGGCACTCTGTATTCTTTTGCGGAAAAAATCGGTGCCACCAAAGTCGCTTTGGGCCACCACATGGATGATATCGTTGAAACCATGTTTTTAAACATGTTTCACGGCGCCCGCTTAAAGGCGATGCCGCCGAAATTACTCTCTGACGATAAAAGAAATATAGTGATCCGTCCGCTAGCCTACTGCCGGGAAAAGGATCTGATCAGCTACGCCGAGAAGCGGGAATTTCCCATCATCCCATGTAATTTATGCGGCTCCCAGGAAAACCTTCAACGCCAGAATGTTAAAGCCATGCTTAACGAGTGGGACAGGCAGCATTCTCAACGGGTATACAGCATTTTTAAGTCCATTCAAAATGTCAGCCCGAGCCAGTTGGCGGATGAAGCGCTTTATGCTTTTAAAGATCTCGCCATAGATCGCAGCGGCGAGCGAAAAGAATACGAATACAGCTCAGAAGAGATCTCTTCTTCCGGCACAGGTACGGAAGTCCAGTACTTCGACATTAACAATTTATAG
- a CDS encoding NCS2 family permease, with the protein MLERLFQLQDHKTSVKQEVIAGFTTFLTMAYIIFINPAMLADAGMDQGAVFVATCLAAAIGCFIMGFIANYPIALAPGMGLNAFFTYTVVLEMGYSWQVALGGVFISGVVFVILSLVNIREWIVNSIPHSLRFGIAAGIGLFLAFIALKNAGIVVDSPATFVTLGSVTTLEPILAALGLFLIVGLANRGVNGAVMISILVITLIGLIAGNINYTGMVSMPPSLAPTFLQLDIAGALEVGMLSVIFAFLFVDLFDTSGTLIAVAQRGNLLDKNGTLPRLGKALLADSGATVAGSMLGTSTTTSYVESTAGVSAGGRTGLTAVIVGVLFLCALFFSPLAAMVPAYATAGPLFFVAVLMLAGLINVDWSDLSEAVPVTVTLVTMPLTFSIAQGIAFGFISYAAVRIFSGRFNELNLSVTFLALLFIAKFAFFS; encoded by the coding sequence ATGTTAGAAAGGTTGTTCCAGCTACAAGACCATAAGACCTCGGTCAAACAGGAGGTTATTGCCGGTTTTACCACTTTCCTCACCATGGCCTATATCATTTTTATCAACCCGGCAATGCTGGCAGATGCCGGTATGGATCAAGGGGCTGTTTTTGTCGCAACATGTTTGGCGGCAGCGATAGGCTGCTTTATCATGGGCTTTATAGCCAACTACCCCATCGCCCTGGCTCCCGGCATGGGCCTTAATGCCTTTTTCACCTACACGGTTGTGCTGGAAATGGGTTATAGCTGGCAGGTCGCCCTTGGCGGCGTCTTTATCTCCGGTGTTGTCTTCGTGATCTTAAGTCTGGTCAACATCAGGGAGTGGATAGTGAACAGCATTCCCCATTCACTGCGTTTTGGTATTGCTGCCGGGATCGGGTTATTTCTGGCGTTTATCGCCCTGAAAAATGCCGGTATTGTTGTCGACAGCCCGGCAACCTTCGTCACCTTAGGTTCAGTCACCACACTTGAACCCATTCTTGCCGCTTTAGGGTTATTCTTAATCGTCGGCCTGGCCAATCGCGGCGTTAACGGCGCGGTCATGATTTCCATCTTAGTGATCACCCTCATCGGCCTTATCGCAGGCAACATCAATTATACCGGCATGGTGTCAATGCCGCCGTCGCTTGCCCCGACCTTTTTACAGCTCGATATCGCCGGCGCCCTGGAAGTGGGTATGCTCAGCGTGATCTTTGCCTTTTTATTCGTTGATTTATTTGATACCTCAGGCACCTTAATTGCCGTGGCGCAAAGAGGCAACCTGTTAGACAAAAACGGTACCCTGCCCCGCCTGGGTAAGGCCCTGCTGGCTGACTCAGGTGCAACCGTTGCCGGCAGTATGTTAGGCACTTCAACCACCACCAGTTATGTAGAAAGTACCGCCGGTGTCAGCGCCGGTGGCAGAACAGGCCTTACCGCCGTTATTGTTGGCGTCTTATTCCTGTGTGCATTATTTTTCTCACCGCTGGCGGCCATGGTACCGGCTTATGCCACCGCAGGTCCTTTATTTTTCGTGGCTGTACTGATGCTCGCGGGATTAATCAATGTCGACTGGAGCGACTTATCAGAAGCAGTGCCGGTTACCGTTACCCTGGTGACTATGCCGCTGACTTTCTCTATCGCCCAGGGCATTGCCTTTGGTTTTATCAGTTATGCCGCGGTACGTATTTTTAGCGGCCGCTTTAACGAACTGAACCTGAGCGTCACCTTCCTGGCACTGCTGTTCATTGCCAAGTTTGCCTTCTTCTCCTAG
- a CDS encoding glucosaminidase domain-containing protein — protein sequence MKGLLIVKVLFLAMFAAVLLAPFTFLKPVTSVPVITEEQIPPEVVVPQVEQARHNVHLPDFAAISDVKEKKRQFFDFLRPAIIKENNRLNDIRNQLLALKVKLAMGAELGSQGSELLVDVGNKYRIDRKLSLKAQVDELLLRVDLMPVSLVLVQAANESAWGTSRFARIGLNFFGLWCYRPSCGMVPNGRISGATHEVAAFTSIDQAVQRYIHNINTNAAYDVFRSIRAQLRLEKQPLRPEILATGLVPYSERGSDYVLELTNMIRHNQSYLEPAEAD from the coding sequence ATGAAAGGATTATTAATTGTTAAAGTATTATTTTTAGCCATGTTTGCAGCCGTATTACTCGCCCCTTTTACTTTTTTAAAACCGGTGACTTCGGTTCCTGTGATCACAGAGGAGCAGATCCCCCCGGAAGTTGTGGTGCCGCAGGTGGAGCAAGCCAGGCATAATGTTCACTTGCCTGATTTTGCCGCGATCAGCGATGTTAAAGAAAAGAAACGTCAGTTCTTCGATTTTCTTCGTCCCGCTATCATCAAGGAAAATAACCGATTAAACGACATCCGCAATCAGTTGTTGGCCCTTAAAGTGAAACTTGCCATGGGCGCCGAGCTGGGTAGCCAGGGTAGTGAGTTACTGGTAGATGTCGGCAATAAATACCGTATCGACCGCAAGTTATCCCTTAAAGCACAAGTGGATGAATTATTGCTAAGGGTGGATTTAATGCCGGTATCCCTGGTATTGGTCCAGGCCGCCAATGAGTCCGCCTGGGGCACATCCCGGTTTGCCCGTATCGGTTTGAATTTTTTTGGCCTCTGGTGCTACCGTCCTTCCTGCGGCATGGTGCCCAACGGCCGGATATCCGGTGCAACCCATGAAGTCGCCGCTTTTACCTCGATAGATCAGGCGGTGCAGCGCTATATTCATAATATCAATACCAATGCTGCCTATGATGTTTTCCGTTCGATCAGGGCGCAGTTGAGGCTGGAAAAGCAGCCTTTACGGCCTGAAATCCTGGCAACCGGTTTAGTGCCTTACTCCGAACGTGGCTCAGATTATGTGCTTGAGCTGACCAATATGATCCGCCATAACCAGAGTTACCTGGAACCGGCAGAAGCCGATTAA
- a CDS encoding DUF1415 domain-containing protein, whose product MHPAIEQTKQWLAEIVIGLNFCPFAKKEFVNDTIHYHVSSAGRIEPALEALMAQCQYLSEHDELETSLVIFSTGFRQFERYLDLLDYANELLVDSGYEGIFQLASFHPDYCFEGEDIDDAANYTNRSPYPTIHLIREASMERVLAVYQQPEAIPENNIALAHEKGATYFKNVLKRIKKQ is encoded by the coding sequence ATGCATCCGGCCATTGAACAAACTAAGCAGTGGTTAGCCGAAATTGTTATCGGTTTAAACTTCTGCCCGTTTGCCAAAAAAGAATTTGTTAACGACACCATTCATTACCATGTGTCATCCGCCGGGCGAATAGAACCGGCTTTAGAAGCGCTGATGGCTCAATGTCAATATTTGTCAGAGCACGATGAACTGGAAACCAGTTTAGTGATTTTCAGCACGGGTTTTCGCCAATTTGAGCGTTACCTGGACTTACTCGACTATGCCAATGAACTATTGGTCGACTCGGGCTATGAGGGGATTTTTCAGCTGGCCAGTTTTCATCCCGATTATTGTTTTGAAGGGGAAGATATCGACGATGCCGCCAACTATACCAATCGCTCTCCCTATCCGACCATCCACTTGATCCGGGAAGCGAGCATGGAGCGGGTGTTGGCTGTTTATCAGCAGCCAGAGGCTATTCCGGAAAATAATATTGCGCTGGCCCATGAAAAAGGGGCAACATATTTTAAAAATGTGCTGAAGCGCATCAAAAAACAGTAA
- the bamC gene encoding outer membrane protein assembly factor BamC, with amino-acid sequence MNRRVFYFSLLGLSLASCSSVDNKRAAGDFDYAEKQEAAVITIPEGLKKPAQYNDFFVSDKINLDGPVGVDVDVRAPSLVLPVAASSRVVNDSDKAIIWFDKVVEDKDLALFIYSAIEEQLNGDEVALNVVDAEQKTFESDWYHSEVESGFWPYKTVEQSESMRFRYQLEAKPHGRSVSLVVSLIDYMKTDQSGGTKSIDPIDQQRAEMAMLNEIVAQVDYKYRLQQKENRLMRATQQLVSIGENPEAEPAYIVEMKTDMLWANLPAFFSKYGFDITDMNEGKKIYFVDFVKPDNSIWATIWGDDIPVIDIDEAKYRFELAEIEDKTSVTIYDADGNVLPQATLTHVYDVMEEGLSFRTPL; translated from the coding sequence ATGAATCGTCGTGTATTTTATTTTTCTTTGCTTGGGCTGAGCCTGGCATCATGTAGTAGTGTCGATAACAAGCGGGCGGCGGGTGATTTTGACTATGCCGAAAAACAAGAAGCTGCTGTGATCACTATACCCGAAGGTTTAAAAAAACCAGCACAATATAACGATTTTTTTGTCTCTGATAAAATCAATCTTGATGGCCCTGTGGGCGTCGATGTCGATGTCAGGGCGCCGTCACTGGTATTACCCGTCGCCGCTTCTTCCCGTGTGGTCAATGATTCGGATAAAGCGATTATCTGGTTTGATAAAGTCGTGGAAGATAAAGATCTGGCGTTATTTATTTACAGCGCCATCGAAGAGCAGCTAAACGGCGATGAAGTTGCCCTGAATGTGGTGGATGCCGAGCAGAAAACCTTTGAGTCTGATTGGTATCACAGTGAAGTGGAGTCGGGTTTTTGGCCCTATAAAACAGTAGAGCAGTCAGAAAGCATGCGTTTTCGCTACCAGCTGGAAGCGAAACCTCACGGGCGCAGTGTTTCTTTAGTGGTTTCCCTGATTGATTATATGAAGACCGATCAGAGCGGTGGCACCAAGAGCATAGATCCCATTGACCAGCAAAGAGCTGAAATGGCGATGTTAAATGAGATTGTCGCCCAGGTAGATTATAAATACCGCTTGCAACAGAAAGAAAACCGCCTGATGCGGGCCACGCAGCAATTGGTGAGTATAGGTGAAAACCCTGAAGCTGAGCCGGCCTATATCGTTGAAATGAAAACCGATATGTTATGGGCGAACCTGCCGGCTTTCTTTAGCAAATATGGTTTTGATATTACCGATATGAATGAAGGCAAGAAAATTTATTTTGTCGATTTTGTTAAACCGGACAACAGTATTTGGGCGACTATCTGGGGAGATGATATCCCTGTGATTGATATTGATGAAGCCAAATATCGCTTTGAGCTGGCTGAAATTGAAGATAAAACTTCAGTGACCATCTATGACGCCGATGGAAACGTGTTGCCGCAGGCAACTTTGACGCACGTATATGATGTGATGGAAGAAGGTTTATCTTTTAGAACGCCTTTATAA
- the dapA gene encoding 4-hydroxy-tetrahydrodipicolinate synthase, with amino-acid sequence MKKLMFSGSIVALITPFNGDGEIDYDGLDRLIQWHIQSGTSAIVIAGTTGESPTLSDDEKVALAKAAVAIAGGRIDILVGNGGNNTLACVRLTERLNDTGIQGYLTVTPFYNKPTQAGLLAHFTAIAGATSLPVILYNVPGRTLCDLSNEIVIKLSELNNVIAIKDATADLTRVAELLEKCRQPFHLLSGDDATAVAFCQAGGHGVISVTANVAAREMAAVHAALASGDIKEAVLLDKQLAGLHENLFIESSPMAAKWALYCLKLLDSAHLRLPLVDLSSTGKNCIEQTLKDSGLYPQEC; translated from the coding sequence ATGAAAAAATTGATGTTTTCAGGCAGTATAGTCGCGTTAATTACCCCTTTTAACGGCGACGGTGAAATTGACTATGATGGTCTTGACAGGTTAATCCAATGGCATATTCAATCGGGTACTTCTGCGATTGTTATCGCCGGTACCACAGGGGAATCACCTACCCTGAGTGATGATGAAAAAGTTGCTTTGGCCAAAGCGGCGGTTGCTATTGCCGGGGGCCGGATAGATATTCTGGTGGGAAATGGCGGCAATAATACGCTGGCATGTGTGCGCTTGACCGAACGCTTAAATGATACCGGGATCCAGGGTTATTTAACGGTTACCCCGTTTTATAATAAACCTACACAGGCCGGTTTGCTGGCCCATTTTACCGCGATAGCCGGGGCAACGTCCTTGCCGGTGATCTTATATAATGTGCCGGGACGTACGTTATGCGATCTCAGTAATGAAATTGTGATCAAGTTATCGGAACTTAATAATGTTATCGCAATCAAAGACGCAACCGCAGATTTAACCCGGGTGGCTGAGTTGCTGGAAAAATGTCGGCAACCCTTTCATTTACTTAGCGGTGATGATGCCACTGCAGTCGCTTTTTGTCAGGCGGGGGGGCACGGGGTTATTTCCGTCACCGCCAATGTTGCGGCCAGAGAAATGGCAGCCGTGCATGCGGCCCTGGCATCGGGTGATATAAAAGAGGCGGTGTTGCTTGATAAGCAACTGGCAGGTTTACATGAAAATTTATTCATTGAATCAAGTCCTATGGCTGCTAAATGGGCATTATATTGTTTGAAGTTATTAGATAGTGCCCATTTACGTTTGCCCCTGGTTGACTTGTCGTCAACAGGTAAAAACTGTATTGAACAAACTTTAAAAGATTCTGGTTTATATCCGCAGGAGTGTTAA
- a CDS encoding glycine cleavage system protein R, with the protein MSQYLVLTAMGADRTGCVSELTKLASECGCNILDSRMAIFGLEFTFIMLLNGDNRAIVQIENKLPAVAHSLDLITMMKRTSGYKSQDFTHHYQAEYAGIDQPGVLKAMTAFFATRNIDISSLKSEIDPLSNNMRAHILFALTENTDINTLENEFLQLCEQIDVQGCIKQVTSNLL; encoded by the coding sequence ATGTCCCAGTATTTAGTTTTAACCGCTATGGGCGCGGATCGAACCGGCTGCGTTAGTGAATTAACTAAATTAGCGAGTGAATGCGGCTGTAATATTCTCGACAGTCGGATGGCAATCTTTGGCCTGGAATTTACTTTTATCATGCTGCTCAACGGCGATAACCGCGCGATAGTGCAAATTGAAAATAAATTACCGGCGGTTGCCCATAGCCTGGATTTAATTACCATGATGAAACGGACCTCAGGTTACAAATCACAGGACTTTACCCACCATTACCAGGCGGAATATGCCGGTATTGACCAGCCGGGGGTCTTAAAAGCCATGACAGCATTTTTTGCCACCCGTAACATAGATATTTCCTCGCTAAAGTCGGAAATAGATCCGTTGAGCAATAATATGAGGGCGCATATTTTATTTGCCCTGACAGAAAACACCGATATAAACACCCTGGAAAATGAGTTTTTACAGCTTTGTGAGCAAATCGATGTCCAGGGCTGTATCAAACAGGTAACTTCAAATTTATTATGA
- the bcp gene encoding thioredoxin-dependent thiol peroxidase, which translates to MNTLNVGDSAPLFTLKDENDQNVSLGDYIGKQQVLVYFYPKAMTPGCTVQAQGLRDSKTELEKLNTKVFGISPDEPKRLAKFCQRDELNFTLLSDVDHKVADDFGVWGLKKFMGKEYDGIHRLSFLIGLDGKISHVFNKFKTKTHHEVVLEVLKAQ; encoded by the coding sequence ATGAACACACTGAACGTAGGCGATAGCGCGCCATTATTCACCCTTAAAGATGAAAATGACCAGAACGTTAGCCTTGGCGATTATATCGGCAAGCAACAGGTACTGGTCTATTTCTATCCTAAAGCCATGACCCCGGGATGTACGGTACAGGCCCAGGGATTAAGAGACTCTAAAACCGAGCTGGAAAAATTAAACACTAAAGTATTTGGCATCAGCCCGGATGAACCAAAACGCCTGGCGAAATTTTGCCAGCGTGACGAACTTAACTTCACCCTGCTCTCTGATGTTGACCATAAAGTCGCCGATGACTTTGGCGTTTGGGGCTTAAAGAAATTTATGGGTAAAGAATATGACGGCATCCACCGCTTGAGCTTTTTAATCGGCCTTGACGGTAAAATCAGCCACGTCTTTAACAAGTTTAAAACCAAGACCCATCATGAAGTGGTACTGGAAGTGTTAAAGGCTCAGTAG
- a CDS encoding helix-turn-helix domain-containing protein encodes MDWINRIKINESSPLQAQGYEDSFGFQRHKPQLMATSHWHGHIEINYLFDCSADYLINGKKISVPQGRMILFWASIPHQMIAAQGEGEMVNIYIPLQAFLSWKFSNQFISEIFSGEVLVAERLHDGDQTMTRLWEHDLATKNITLVMQVIDEIKNRIRRMSLEPFTTFELSQSLKKQGKKSLSGGLSHIRVILKYIADNYDKKITIDQVARETGLHPNYAMKLFHRVMKTSIKQYINKLRLQHAQALLIDTNHAVLTIAMEAGFGSISRFYDIFQREHKRTPQEFRNEFSSS; translated from the coding sequence GTGGATTGGATCAATAGAATAAAAATCAATGAAAGCAGTCCCTTGCAAGCTCAGGGCTATGAAGACAGTTTTGGTTTCCAGCGACATAAACCGCAGTTAATGGCGACGAGCCACTGGCATGGTCATATTGAAATAAACTATTTATTTGATTGCTCGGCAGATTACTTAATCAATGGCAAAAAAATCAGTGTCCCGCAAGGGCGTATGATACTGTTCTGGGCCAGTATCCCGCATCAGATGATAGCAGCGCAGGGGGAGGGAGAGATGGTGAATATTTACATTCCCCTGCAAGCTTTTTTATCCTGGAAGTTTTCAAATCAGTTTATCAGTGAGATATTTTCCGGAGAAGTGCTGGTGGCGGAACGCTTGCATGATGGCGATCAAACCATGACCCGATTGTGGGAGCATGATCTGGCGACAAAAAATATCACTTTAGTGATGCAGGTGATAGATGAAATCAAAAACCGGATCCGGCGTATGTCCCTTGAGCCCTTTACTACCTTTGAACTTTCACAATCATTAAAAAAGCAGGGGAAAAAGTCTTTATCGGGAGGACTCTCCCATATCAGGGTGATCTTAAAATATATTGCCGATAACTATGATAAAAAAATCACCATAGACCAGGTTGCCCGGGAGACGGGACTACATCCTAATTATGCCATGAAGCTATTTCACCGTGTGATGAAAACGTCAATCAAACAATATATCAATAAGCTTCGTTTACAACATGCACAGGCCCTGCTGATAGATACCAATCATGCAGTATTGACTATTGCCATGGAAGCGGGTTTTGGCTCTATCAGCCGCTTTTATGATATCTTCCAGCGTGAACATAAGAGAACACCGCAGGAATTTCGCAATGAGTTCAGCAGCTCCTGA